The genomic interval GTTCGTCCTGTGATGATGGCAGCAGCAACCACTATTCTTGGTTTGATTCCTTTGTTGTTTGATCCATTCTTTCAGGGCATGTCGGTTGTTATTGCGTTTGGCCTGGGATTCGCCACGATCTTAACACTGTTGGCTGTTCCGGCATTTTACCTGATCCTGTTTCGGATCAAAGTTCCTGCTGATATGTAATTCGGAAGGCCATGGATGGCCTTTTCTATAGCCGCGATTGCATACGACCAATAAAGTTCTGCACAAACTCGATGAATACCTGAATCTTACGTGGCGGCTGGCGATGCTTATACAGCAGAGTAACGGTTTCAGCCCAAACCGGCAGCGACGTCCTGACTTTAATGAGTGATCCATGTTTCACTGCATGCTGAACCAGATAATCGGGAAGTTTGGCGATACCCATTCCTCTTATAGCCGCAATAATTCGCATTTCCGGACTATTCAATATCAAGCGTCCATTGACTGGGATACTAAGCCGGTTATTTTGCTCCCTGAAATACCAGTACTGTTCCCCAGGCTGGGTGATCAATTGTTTTTGTGACAAAGCGTCAAACTCTATGTTGGGAGTACCTTGAGCACAGTGCGGGCTGCAATAAAGGCTTTGCGGGATGCTCATTAGAGGTCGGGCAATCAAGTCATTGAAAGCCAACTGAAAATCGTGATTGACGATCGTAATATCCATGTCTCCCGGGCTTGGAACGGCTCCAGGGTACTGGTTCAGACACAACTGAATTTTGGGATAGTTTTGTGCAAACTCGACAGCCAGTTGGGCGATCTCGTCGGACATAAACTCTGAAGGGGTCTGTACTCGTAATGTGCCGGATGGCTGGGTAATCAGATGGGCAATATTGTCTTCGACCTCGTCCAATCCCAGGATCAAGTCCTGAGCCTGATTGAACAAGAGCTCCCCGGCTTCCGTTAACTCCAGCTGTCTACTGCCACGAATCATTAATTTGGTACTGAGTTCCTGTTCCAGTAAATTCATTTGCCGGGACAGCGACGATTTTGGAACTCCCAGTTTCCGGGCTGCGGATGTGAGTGAGCCGGCATTCACTACATAGACAAAGCGTTTGACGTGATCAAGGTTCATGTTTCATATTTCGAACGAAAGGTTGTGTTTAAGGTGACTGGTTGTTCAAAAGATAACATATAAAATAGCCCTCATTCATTCAAGACATGAGGAGAATAATCAATGGCTAAGGTCGAAATTTTGGAAACAGGTACATTCCCAAGCATTGTGGAGCAAAGCCAAGGGCTGACTCTGGTCGATTTTTATGCGGACTGGTGTGGGCCATGTAAAATGGTCGCACCAGTGCTTGATGCTCTGAAAGAAGACTACGAAGGTCAAATCAACATCGTTAAAGTCAATGCTGATAATGAGCCGGAAATATTGAACCGCTTTGGTGTGAGAGGTATTCCGACTCTGATGATGTTTCGGGATGGGCAGCCGGTTGATGTTACCGTCGGTGCCCAGCCGGCAAGTGCTCTGCGGTCAATGATTGATAAGCACATCGCCGCAGAGGTTAGTGTTTAAAACAGCAGCTCAGGCGCAGTAATTTGTGATTGATCCGATTGAGGGCTGCCTTGTCCCTCAATCGCCTGCTGCAGCTCTTCTTCGGTAGGCTCTCTTTCCACCGTTATATTTACTTTTTCAGATGCCTGCTCTGTGGGCACTCGATCTTTTGGAAAAATCTCAAAAATGGCGTCTTTTTGGCCGGGTCGGGCCAGTAATCCGGATTTCGGATCAATTCTGACGGTGACGATGCCAGATGGCTGTGGCAGGATTTTTTCCGGTTTCCCTTCCAGTGCTACCTGCATGAAATCCAGCCATATTGGCAGAGCTGTCAGACCACCCCATTCAATGCCACCCAAAGATTGAGGTTGGTCAAAGCCGACCCAGGCAGTAGCTACTATGTCCGGATTGAATCCGGAGAACCAAGCGTCGACACCGTCGTTGGTGGTACCCGTTTTCCCGGCTATATCAGATCTACCCAGCGACAATGCCCTTCTGCCAGTGCCCTTTTTGATCACATCACGAAGAATGGAGTTCATAATGTACATGGTGTTTTCATCAATGATTCGCGGTGCTACCGGGTTGTCCCTGGGTTGTGATACTGATTTGTTGACCAGAGTTCCATCAGGATTTAGAGGTTCCACGGATACTGGTGGCGGCTCAGCTGCAGCAGATTGGCTGCAGCTTCGGCAAACGGTCGCAGGGTGGTTCTCAAATAAAATATTACCAGAAACGTCTTCTATTCTCTGGATGA from Gynuella sunshinyii YC6258 carries:
- the trxA gene encoding thioredoxin, whose protein sequence is MAKVEILETGTFPSIVEQSQGLTLVDFYADWCGPCKMVAPVLDALKEDYEGQINIVKVNADNEPEILNRFGVRGIPTLMMFRDGQPVDVTVGAQPASALRSMIDKHIAAEVSV
- a CDS encoding LysR family transcriptional regulator, with translation MNLDHVKRFVYVVNAGSLTSAARKLGVPKSSLSRQMNLLEQELSTKLMIRGSRQLELTEAGELLFNQAQDLILGLDEVEDNIAHLITQPSGTLRVQTPSEFMSDEIAQLAVEFAQNYPKIQLCLNQYPGAVPSPGDMDITIVNHDFQLAFNDLIARPLMSIPQSLYCSPHCAQGTPNIEFDALSQKQLITQPGEQYWYFREQNNRLSIPVNGRLILNSPEMRIIAAIRGMGIAKLPDYLVQHAVKHGSLIKVRTSLPVWAETVTLLYKHRQPPRKIQVFIEFVQNFIGRMQSRL